One genomic segment of Huiozyma naganishii CBS 8797 chromosome 8, complete genome includes these proteins:
- the NSI1 gene encoding Nsi1p (similar to Saccharomyces cerevisiae REB1 (YBR049C) and YDR026C; ancestral locus Anc_3.256), with product MTSHLEKNKVGIAENANDESVEEAVFKYVGEGLNRKDEKSDKRSDDPAAADSQDDNVKSKTLEGNSAEQHGGGGSHGLDSDTHAASSDSATHPASNGTTGSDGNAASGEDNSSDMSWYIRHEEDLPGNTAYMNENDAHLNPQSNSVQESVALAAVVAAYAADKKRKLDGGDHIDSIDGEADDMHSGRSSSNSNSHKRSKMEQEQQKKDKLQLAVDPELATLDDPSPSSAQDHLVRKAIIDTDSIAQNPDFQQYLNTEAEPVKTKHLPRNNQDSADAPPEIQSPGKLAVTLQSATKQYSELARESLAKDSSGLGSHGSPLSEGHGDTDEDTKLLQSAANRASEIIGTTSQTSGKAFDANEETALDQFIEEYRNIKKFTRKQTCERIWTNGRRKDDFWINICKVLPYRTRSSIYKHVRRRYHIFDQRGKWTQDEDAELAKLCAEKEGQWSEVGKALGRMPEDCRDRWRNYIKCGSNRAANKWSETEEALLKKVISDMVEEAKIYQDRVDNGLISAEVEDEQKAFRGPRGKKMSGKPNFKDVINWTVVSERMGGTRSRIQCRYKWNKLVRKQAISKIEKVRGDDKRWIVGKLRDLGFTDDSQVDWEELATLKPGSKWSGLELKLCYEKMRTMVKFYKERSISEIAKSLLDMFDNELELEKEE from the coding sequence ATGACCTCCcatttggagaagaataAAGTTGGAATTGCGGAGAACGCAAATGATGAGTCCGTAGAGGAGGCTGTGTTCAAGTACGTTGGTGAAGGTCTGAACAGGAAAGATGAAAAATCGGACAAGAGATCGGATGAcccggctgctgctgactCGCAGGACGACAATGTCAAGAGTAAAACACTAGAAGGTAACAGTGCTGAGCAACATGGCGGGGGAGGGTCGCATGGGTTAGATTCGGACACGCACGCGGCGAGTTCTGACTCTGCTACACATCCGGCCAGTAATGGTACAACGGGTTCTGATGGGAACGCTGCCTCCGGGGAAGATAATTCATCGGATATGAGCTGGTATATAAGGCATGAGGAGGATCTGCCCGGCAATACTGCCTACATGAATGAGAACGACGCGCACCTGAACCCGCAGTCGAATTCGGTACAGGAGTCCGTTGCGCTGGCTGCGGTCGTCGCTGCGTACGCTGCTGacaagaagaggaagctgGATGGAGGCGACCATATAGACAGTATAGATGGCGAGGCTGATGACATGCACAGCGGCAGAAGCAGTAGtaacagcaacagccacAAACGGTCCAAAATGgaacaggaacagcagaagaaagatAAACTTCAACTGGCTGTTGACCCGGAGTTGGCCACGCTGGACGATCCGAGCCCATCGTCCGCGCAGGATCACCTTGTGCGGAAAGCGATCATTGATACCGATTCAATTGCACAGAACCCTGATTTCCAACAATACCTAAACACCGAGGCGGAGCCTGTGAAGACTAAACATTTGCCCAGGAACAACCAGGACAGTGCAGATGCGCCTCCCGAAATACAAAGCCCGGGGAAGCTCGCAGTCACGCTACAAAGTGCAACGAAACAGTATTCGGAACTAGCTAGAGAGTCGCTCGCGAAGGACTCGTCTGGTCTTGGGAGCCACGGATCACCGTTATCGGAGGGCCATGGCGACACAGACGAGGACACTAAACTTTTACAAAGTGCTGCTAACAGGGCCTCCGAGATAATCGGGACCACCAGTCAAACAAGCGGGAAGGCGTTCGATGCAAATGAGGAGACTGCGCTGGACCAGTTCATCGAGGAATACAGGAAtatcaagaagttcacCAGGAAGCAAACTTGCGAGAGAATCTGGACTAACGGACGCCGTAAGGACGATTTCTGGATCAACATATGTAAAGTTCTGCCGTACAGGACGAGGTCATCCATTTACAAGCACGTCAGGAGACGCTATCACATATTCGATCAGCGTGGTAAGTGGACACAAGACGAGGATGCGGAACTGGCTAAGTTGTGTGCGGAAAAGGAGGGCCAGTGGTCTGAAGTGGGCAAAGCACTGGGTAGAATGCCAGAGGACTGCAGGGATCGTTGGAGAAACTACATCAAATGTGGGTCCAACAGGGCTGCTAATAAGTGGTCAGAGACTGAGGAGGCGCTATTGAAAAAAGTCATTTCAGATATGGTGGAGGAGGCTAAGATCTACCAAGATAGGGTCGACAACGGATTAATCAGTGCTGAAGTGGAAGATGAGCAAAAAGCGTTTAGGGGACCCCgggggaagaagatgtcCGGTAAGCCAAACTTTAAAGACGTGATCAATTGGACGGTGGTTAGCGAACGTATGGGTGGTACGAGGTCTCGTATACAATGTCGCTACAAATGGAACAAATTGGTGAGGAAACAAGCCATCTCGAAGATTGAAAAAGTGAGGGGCGATGACAAAAGGTGGATAGTGGGGAAGCTCAGAGATCTAGGGTTTACCGATGATTCTCAAGTTGATTGGGAGGAACTGGCTACTTTAAAACCGGGCTCCAAGTGGTCTGGCTTAGAGCTGAAGCTGTGCTACGAAAAAATGAGAACAATGGTCAAGTTTTACAAAGAAAGGAGCATCAGTGAAATAGCCAAGTCATTGTTGGATATGTTTGACAATGAATTGGAACTAGAGAAGGAGGAATAG
- the RAD28 gene encoding Rad28p (similar to Saccharomyces cerevisiae RAD28 (YDR030C); ancestral locus Anc_3.259) yields the protein MLQNLFEQYRLGFLTPGQFTARNAISQFETLVENHQVIKYRPTATHAHVRPTITSLDVDSHSGGRHLLSGGDDGGVSLWGVDESSTSGGTLRCKRLRVSRRDTRHNAVVPRGARTTDDTRLVHSFETSANKFRMYRGSRPAAVPPGEADAQSAHQFRVTSVKWYGSDNGMFFSGGNDRTVKIWDTNTFECVQDLALGYVVNQLDCTNNSLNSVLVASDDYYPRMIDLRNMNMGVTIFGKGSQRGVPMKHEILTCKMDPAREYIVASGDSSGSVKVWDLRQTNNLLVQLSRGGDSAHRASCVDICWNHEGTKLASVSLDGTIVLWDPFDNNRYVNNFSDRENMNPFAESEHPHFKQLGETDRTRVRHARRTSQRLQWVAGKYLAVNTDLGELQVYDTVQGKYWNKIEFPHDEGATVGRAGQFTGLAITEDMTNGIGLRLFAGATQRARDPQGIAPAASYLVEIRP from the coding sequence ATGCTCCAGAACCTGTTCGAACAGTACCGTCTCGGCTTCTTGACACCGGGACAATTCACCGCTCGCAACGCAATATCCCAGTTTGAAACACTGGTAGAGAACCACCAAGTGATCAAGTACCGTCCCACAGCAACCCATGCCCACGTAAGACCCACAATCACATCCCTGGATGTAGACTCTCACTCGGGGGGCAGACACTTGCTCAGTGGTGGTGACGACGGCGGCGTCTCACTGTGGGGGGTTGATGAGTCCTCGACCAGTGGCGGGACTCTCCGATGCAAGAGGTTGCGTGTGTCCAGGAGGGATACGAGACACAACGCGGTGGTGCCACGGGGGGCGCGGACCACTGATGATACGAGACTCGTACACAGTTTCGAGACTAGTGCAAACAAGTTCAGAATGTACAGGGGGAGCCGGCCAGCGGCGGTGCCGCCAGGGGAGGCGGATGCGCAAAGTGCACACCAGTTCCGCGTCACGTCGGTGAAATGGTACGGTAGTGACAACGGGATGTTCTTCTCCGGTGGGAACGACAGGACAGTGAAGATCTGGGACACGAACACGTTTGAGTGCGTGCAGGATTTGGCGCTAGGGTACGTCGTGAACCAACTCGACTGCACGAACAACTCACTCAATAGCGTCCTTGTCGCATCGGATGATTACTACCCGAGGATGATCGACTTGAGGAACATGAACATGGGGGTCACTATATTCGGTAAGGGCTCACAGCGGGGGGTACCCATGAAACACGAGATACTCACTTGTAAGATGGACCCGGCGAGGGAGTACATCGTCGCCTCGGGGGATTCCAGCGGGAGTGTTAAAGTTTGGGATCTTAGACAGACCAATAACCTCTTGGTGCAGCTTTCGAGGGGTGGTGACTCGGCGCATAGGGCCAGCTGTGTTGACATATGTTGGAACCACGAGGGCACGAAACTCGCCTCGGTCTCGCTGGATGGGACCATCGTCTTGTGGGATCCCTtcgacaacaacaggtACGTGAACAACTTCTCAGATAGAGAGAACATGAACCCGTTTGCTGAATCGGAACACCCACATTTCAAACAGCTTGGTGAAACGGATAGGACCCGCGTGCGGCACGCGAGAAGAACGTCGCAGCGGCTCCAGTGGGTCGCTGGGAAGTACCTCGCTGTCAACACGGACTTGGGAGAATTGCAAGTCTACGATACGGTTCAAGGGAAATACTGGAACAAAATCGAGTTCCCACACGACGAGGGGGCCACAGTGGGGCGTGCGGGCCAATTCACAGGGTTGGCCATCACTGAAGACATGACCAACGGCATTGGATTGCGGTTGTTTGCTGGAGCTACGCAACGCGCGAGAGACCCTCAGGGTATTGCTCCCGCAGCTTCGTACCTGGTAGAGATCCGCCCATAG
- the VPS54 gene encoding Vps54p (similar to Saccharomyces cerevisiae VPS54 (YDR027C); ancestral locus Anc_3.257) — MSVDKQLPDIQVDLSTNVEPSSNSDINLAGSIDSKDDRDIDVPSPVDAASRSRPSFESISTNDSLTTTTTTTGIRRFPFSMDSKSGSVDYSPLGNNSIFELVMNTRRKDWLRMPSSLDIPPVSLSKNSIAGNWKETIEHYVKEIKDEEVTFKSRNNLRNMNKLEQVRQLSEDDGERNTSDSSANPNADDESMKLVKQIPDFYFEKAFQLDNERIFNKIIEDVDISLESLRARNGQERDNAYIQLKDKLNGYLDAVEFLLVTEISKSSHKFFHALGEVEHIREKAAETVVDLQKLSKHLQKEDEEVLQKKIKNIELIHKRKNVEKLEQGLLQVKFVVDKVEECKSKFERDELEECLELIKSIDSLIKGNPNSDERVDSWTDNWPYKLLDIRSVPALLETREFLTNMQIEIGGKYSLQLAQILLTDLKNAYQDIDVYEIAKRIQSGKPEKNALEFGEDFQKSIRDVIVKLNQCEELTSSFVFYLDKAMVEVKNIIKNYLPHEKTPPSTTADRSLESISERSESATPLAPSSGSKLSKLLKEQTPLEFQNMLMTIFITAIEALKRLYKHQKLLLDISLREINSVDMTSENQHNMITQLDIRTGLNDIIHVVQLRMGKVIAVRRELTATLRHDHFLKLYAVCVLFIQECESLSGEFLTKYLSDVLSAQIKNYITIRDSRNIRTIQKKLELESWVPFIVPPCVQKDVNDIVSCTDIDPIDWTDVLLLTKHDRDETDAEDAERNGNSEPSTAAAPTGNTGNRKSVVVGDKTFVASDSLLATIDLVKELLILSTNLPTLYLPYFERMSYNVLRYFNSYAIGTVTLQGTRTLAQSGKNLSILGETLDCLAEFGVVVQKFYQRLASGTKDFKPYEPARYVALAQQYRDSSELIFQARAPPPPM; from the coding sequence ATGTCAGTGGATAAACAACTGCCGGATATCCAAGTAGACCTTAGCACAAACGTGGAACCGTCGAGCAACAGCGACATCAACCTTGCAGGAAGTATAGACAGCAAAGATGACAGAGATATTGATGTCCCGAGTCCAGTGGATGCTGCTTCTCGATCGCGACCCAGCTTTGAGTCGATTAGCACAAACGATTCGCTgacaaccaccaccactacgACTGGGATCCGAAGATTCCCGTTTAGCATGGATTCTAAGTCCGGATCAGTGGACTATTCTCCATTGGGGAACAATTCTATCTTTGAGCTGGTTATGAACACGAGAAGGAAAGACTGGCTACGAATGCCCTCAAGTTTGGATATCCCGCCGGTAAGTTTATCGAAGAACAGTATAGCAGGAAACTGGAAAGAGACGATAGAACACTATGTCAAGGAGATAAAGGACGAGGAGGTGACATTTAAGAGTAGAAATAACTTAAGGAATATGAACAAGCTGGAGCAAGTCAGGCAACTGAGTGAGGATGATGGAGAACGAAATACGTCTGATTCTTCAGCAAACCCTAATGCCGATGATGAAAGCATGAAGCTTGTTAAGCAGATTCCTGACTTTTATTTTGAGAAGGCTTTCCAGTTAGACAATGAGAGAATTTTCAATAAGATTATAGAAGACGTGGACATCTCATTAGAGAGTCTCAGGGCGCGCAACGGTCAAGAGAGGGATAATGCGTACATTCAGCTCAAAGATAAACTAAACGGGTATTTGGATGCAGTTGAGTTTCTATTAGTTACTGAGATCTCTAAATCGTCGCACAAATTTTTCCACGCGCTGGGTGAGGTTGAACATATCAGAGAGAAGGCGGCTGAAACCGTTGTTGATTTACAAAAACTGTCCAAGCATTTGCAgaaggaggacgaggaagttctccaaaagaagatcaagaatATAGAGCTGATACACAAGCGgaaaaatgttgaaaagttggaacAAGGTTTACTTCAGGTAAAGTTTGTCGTTGATAAAGTCGAGGAGTGTAAAAGTAAATTTGAACGAGACGAACTAGAAGAGTGTCTGGAATTGATAAAGTCAATTGACAGTCTGATAAAGGGTAACCCTAATTCTGACGAGCGTGTCGATTCCTGGACGGATAACTGGCCGTATAAACTTCTGGACATCAGATCTGTTCCGGCGCTGCTGGAGACAAGGGAGTTTTTGACTAATATGCAGATTGAAATTGGGGGTAAGTATTCTTTACAATTGGCACAAATATTACTGACTGATCTAAAGAATGCGTACCAGGATATAGATGTCTACGAGATTGCGAAAAGGATCCAATCGGGAAAGCCTGAGAAAAATGCTTTGGAATTTGGTGAGGATTTCCAAAAATCAATCAGAGACGTTATTGTTAAGTTAAACCAGTGCGAAGAACTCACGAGCTCgtttgtattttatttggATAAAGCTATGGTTGAAGTGAAGAATATTATAAAGAATTACTTGCCGCACGAAAAGACGCCGCCATCGACAACCGCAGATCGTTCTTTGGAGTCGATTTCTGAAAGGTCTGAATCGGCTACACCCCTAGCACCCTCATCTGGGTCGAAACTATCGAAGCTTCTGAAGGAGCAAACACCATTAGAGTTCCAAAACATGCTAATGACGATATTCATTACTGCAATTGAGGCCTTGAAGCGTCTGTACAAGCATCAGAAATTACTACTGGATATCTCTTTAAGAGAGATCAATTCGGTGGACATGACCAGCGAAAACCAGCACAATATGATCACACAACTAGATATCAGGACGGGCCTGAACGATATAATCCACGTTGTACAATTGCGTATGGGTAAAGTGATCGCTGTTAGAAGGGAGCTCACTGCAACATTGCGGCACGATCATTTCTTGAAGCTCTACGCTGTATGCGTTCTGTTTATCCAAGAATGCGAGTCCCTCAGTGGTGAGTTCTTGACCAAGTACCTGAGCGATGTCTTATCGGCGCAGATCAAGAACTACATTACAATCCGCGACTCGAGGAACATCCGGACGATTCAGAAAAAACTTGAGTTGGAGAGCTGGGTCCCCTTCATTGTGCCACCCTGTGTGCAGAAGGACGTCAACGACATTGTATCGTGTACGGATATCGACCCGATTGACTGGACTGACGTGTTGCTTTTGACGAAACATGACCGGGACGAGACGGACGCCGAGGACGCCGAACGTAATGGCAATAGTGAGCCGAGCACAGCGGCAGCACCCACGGGCAACACTGGGAACCGTAagtctgttgttgtcgGGGACAAGACGTTTGTGGCGAGCGACTCCCTTCTGGCGACGATCGACCTCGTCAAGGAACTGCTGATCCTCTCGACCAACCTGCCAACGCTGTATTTGCCGTACTTCGAGCGGATGTCCTACAACGTGCTCCGGTACTTCAACAGCTACGCAATCGGGACAGTGACACTACAGGGCACCAGGACGCTGGCACAGTCGGGCAAGAACCTGTCCATCCTGGGTGAAACGCTGGACTGTCTCGCCGAGTTTGGCGTTGTCGTCCAGAAGTTCTACCAGAGACTGGCCAGCGGAACTAAAGATTTCAAGCCGTACGAACCAGCCCGCTACGTGGCCCTCGCCCAGCAGTACAGGGACTCCTCAGAGCTCATCTTCCAAGCAAGAGCACCCCCGCCGCCCATGTAG
- the PST2 gene encoding flavodoxin-like fold family protein (similar to Saccharomyces cerevisiae RFS1 (YBR052C) and PST2 (YDR032C); ancestral locus Anc_3.261), translating to MAKVAIIIYTLYGHVAKLAEAEKKGVEAAGGQADIFQVPETLTPEVVKALGGAPKPDYPIATRDTLTEYDAFLFGIPTRFGNFPAQWKAFWDRTGGLWAKGALHGKVAGSFVSTGTGGGNEATIMNSLSTLAHHGIIFVPLGYKNVFPELTNLEEVHGGSPWGAGTIAGADGSRNPSELELKIHEIQGKTFYETVQKF from the coding sequence ATGGCTAAGGTTGCTATCATCATTTACACTCTATACGGTCACGTCGCCAAGTTGGCTGAGGCCGAAAAGAAAGGTGTCGAAGCCGCTGGCGGTCAGGCTGACATCTTCCAGGTCCCTGAAACCTTGACTCCAGAAGTCGTCAAGGCCCTAGGTGGTGCTCCAAAGCCAGACTACCCAATCGCCACAAGAGACACTCTAACCGAATACGACGCCTTCTTGTTCGGTATCCCTACCAGATTCGGTAACTTCCCTGCCCAATGGAAGGCCTTCTGGGACAGAACCGGTGGTCTATGGGCCAAGGGTGCCCTACACGGTAAGGTTGCCGGCTCTTTCGTCTCCACCGGTaccggtggtggtaacGAGGCTACCATCATGAACTCCTTGTCCACTTTGGCCCATCACGGTATCATCTTCGTCCCATTGGGTTACAAGAACGTCTTCCCAGAGTTGACCAACTTGGAGGAAGTCCACGGTGGCTCCCCATGGGGTGCCGGTACCATCGCCGGTGCTGACGGGTCCAGAAACCCATCCGAATTGGAATTGAAGATTCACGAAATTCAAGGTAAGACCTTCTACGAAACCGTCCAGAAGTTTTAA
- the REG1 gene encoding protein phosphatase regulator REG1 (similar to Saccharomyces cerevisiae REG1 (YDR028C) and REG2 (YBR050C); ancestral locus Anc_3.258), which translates to MSSNLAEYFAKQRGNPDDDSGSNKMPVKRAPNESLPYGQDEDMGPSVSMAKQAKDDDDFNKSTFKLKRTRSMGLLDDYLDPTKKQTEAGGETVHGTALDSDPVEDMEMESTYQPTYHDDSLMTSASVSPPPADNDMLIPQDDTDVVREPQRHVDYLSHHWKESEISNSWKYIILKKKKRDVDLVNAARLENASWRTWAKARNNLRTVSPEVVNWSKDSDVTWLYGPIVRGNDGKKKHKQDDDQYTYDRGDGDMDDDDDDDDEDADYLMGYGSDNDENRQRVSTHRSETQHSHQEHTTRNDRDLKAPKPILKKRTVTEIIEENAQWKLNEARKHLNEIKNTVSITDPNGPSSVHDDYDLLAAKVNAQYYNYPKRNTSAQSDRVESPQPQRPQKQLVSGTQRVASPNEDTGGDTAVQVTPKNTDTNGMDQYTEKGRYQSSQGANENGTESTFGTIKKDTLGQNRTLSSILTSPSTVQLRKDKKKTRGSVDMDGVSTEKIRDRHIHFNDRVEQCRVVKYPDSEAGESDNYSDGYEDDEYFTDESHDQLSNYSGTDSETDSNSNDEDNDGLFINARFARRSDSVAHSPITDNSSVTSSLHGRQHHVRPIIKLLPATTLNYGSDEESDNSDYSANHGNAVSHNVNTQRGYDYIYDYNSVYTGDTSSFLPVDSCDIVDVPEGIDLQTAIADDNSKNYNLLSSQTSHKAVVNQTTDLDSRLCNSDDQYSLSSNTDDEQFIEDSNYRSSDEDNISINSSDEDSDPNDVEKNLTKVPSNMDADELALRRTLSVGKSNNSLRDLTKEGSTPSLSKLLTHSLISGKPFNKEEGEKASENISEESLKRSSGSRRGLTSNFIFNSDSEEEDEEAAEELNEDENLHGDLSLESLTLKTPKRKLGPPQRSSSSLLSTLAHSKSAGEDRRSSSDLNKSLGLPNSSSSAAAIAPNDIAINGVFPPRNDSLKSIASKEKLINANSEGSHSDRAFKNKT; encoded by the coding sequence ATGTCGAGCAATTTGGCCGAGTACTTCGCTAAGCAGCGGGGGAACCCAGACGACGACTCTGGGAGCAATAAAATGCCCGTGAAACGTGCCCCTAACGAGAGCTTGCCCTACGGTCAAGACGAGGATATGGGACCGTCTGTGTCGATGGCTAAACAGGCGaaagatgatgacgatttcaacaagtccactttcaaacTGAAACGAACAAGATCGATGGGGTTGCTAGATGATTATCTCGATCCCACGAAAAAACAAACGGAGGCGGGAGGTGAGACAGTACACGGGACTGCATTGGATTCTGACCCTGTTGAAGATATGGAAATGGAGAGTACTTACCAACCGACGTATCACGATGACAGTCTGATGACCTCCGCATCTGTATCGCCCCCACCGGCAGATAACGACATGTTGATACCACAGGACGACACGGACGTCGTCAGGGAGCCACAGAGGCACGTGGATTACCTGTCACACCACTGGAAGGAGTCCGAGATCTCAAATTCTTGGAAGTacattattttgaagaagaagaagagggatGTGGATTTGGTCAACGCTGCAAGGTTGGAAAATGCATCGTGGAGGACTTGGGCAAAGGCAAGGAACAACCTGAGGACCGTGTCACCAGAGGTAGTGAACTGGTCGAAGGATTCTGACGTTACGTGGCTGTACGGGCCGATTGTCAGGGGTAATGACGGTaagaagaaacacaaacaaGATGACGATCAGTATACGTACGATcgtggtgatggtgatatggacgatgacgatgacgatgacgacgaggatgcTGATTATCTGATGGGTTACGGGTCAGATAACGACGAAAATCGCCAAAGAGTGTCCACCCACAGATCGGAAACCCAGCACAGTCACCAAGAGCACACTACACGAAATGACAGGGACCTCAAGGCACCCAAACCGATTCTAAAGAAAAGAACGGTGACTGAGATCATAGAGGAGAACGCTCAGTGGAAGTTGAATGAGGCGAGGAAGCATCTTAACGAAATAAAGAACACTGTCAGCATAACAGACCCCAACGGGCCCTCGAGTGTGCACGATGATTACGATCTGTTGGCAGCCAAAGTCAACGCCCAATACTACAATTACCCAAAGCGCAATACATCCGCACAGTCAGATCGTGTGGAATCGCCACAACCGCAACGGCCACAGAAGCAACTAGTTTCAGGAACGCAACGTGTTGCTTCCCCAAATGAGGACACGGGAGGAGACACTGCGGTCCAAGTGACACCAAAAAACACCGATACTAACGGAATGGATCAATATACAGAGAAGGGGAGATATCAGTCATCACAGGGTGCCAATGAGAATGGAACAGAATCAACATTTGGTACGATAAAGAAGGATACGCTTGGCCAGAACCGCACGTTGTCGTCTATCCTAACTTCTCCCTCTACGGTGCAGCTAAGaaaggacaagaaaaagacaCGGGGGAGTGTAGACATGGATGGTGTCTCGACTGAGAAGATTAGAGATAGACATATTCATTTTAATGACCGTGTGGAACAGTGTAGGGTGGTAAAATATCCGGACAGCGAAGCCGGTGAAAGTGACAACTACAGTGATGGATACGAGGACGATGAGTATTTCACGGATGAAAGCCACGATCAGCTTTCCAACTACTCAGGAACGGACTCagaaacagattcaaaCTCAAACGACGAGGATAACGACGGACTTTTCATCAACGCAAGATTTGCTAGAAGGTCAGACTCTGTGGCGCATTCTCCAATCACAGACAACTCATCTGTTACCTCTTCGCTTCATGGCAGACAACACCATGTCCGCCCAATAATCAAATTACTACCGGCAACTACGCTAAATTATGGCTCCGACGAAGAGTCCGATAACAGCGACTATAGTGCCAATCATGGTAATGCAGTATCACACAACGTCAACACACAAAGAGGGTACGATTATATCTACGACTACAACTCTGTGTACACGGGGGATACATCTAGTTTTTTGCCCGTTGACTCATGCGATATAGTGGACGTTCCCGAGGGCATTGATTTGCAAACGGCCATAGCCGATGACAATTCGAAGAACTATAATCTCCTGTCATCCCAGACCTCGCACAAAGCTGTAGTTAATCAAACTACGGATTTAGATTCTCGCCTGTGCAATAGCGACGATCAATACAGTTTATCCTCGAACACCGATGACGAGCAGTTCATTGAGGACTCCAATTATAGGAGTTCTGATGAGGACAATATATCCATCAACAGCAGTGATGAGGATTCAGACCCGAACGATGTTGAGAAGAATTTGACAAAAGTCCCATCAAATATGGACGCCGACGAGCTGGCGTTGAGAAGAACTTTATCTGTTGGCAAGAGTAATAACTCGTTAAGAGACCTTACGAAGGAGGGGTCCACTCCCTCTTTGAGCAAGCTGTTAACGCACAGTTTAATTAGCGGGAAGCCCTTTAATaaagaagagggagagaaaGCTAGTGAAAATATTAGCGAAGAGTCTTTGAAAAGGTCTTCTGGGTCACGGCGTGGTTTGACAAGCaatttcatcttcaactCTGACAgtgaagaggaggacgaggaggctGCTGAAGAGTTAAACGAGGATGAAAATCTACATGGAGATCTAAGTTTAGAATCGCTAACCCTTAAAACCCCCAAGCGGAAACTAGGTCCACCTCAACGATCTAGTAGCAGTTTACTTTCTACGCTGGCTCATAGTAAAAGCGCCGGGGAAGATAGGCGATCGTCAAGTGACTTAAACAAAAGCTTAGGATTACCGAACAGTTCATCGTCAGCTGCGGCAATAGCACCTAATGACATTGCAATTAACGGGGTTTTTCCACCTAGGAAtgattctttgaaatcaaTAGCCTCGAAGGAAAAACTGATCAATGCAAATAGCGAGGGCAGTCACAGCGACCGCgctttcaaaaacaaaacataG
- the MRH1 gene encoding Mrh1p (similar to Saccharomyces cerevisiae YRO2 (YBR054W) and MRH1 (YDR033W); ancestral locus Anc_3.263) produces MSDFVELMKRGGNEALKLNPPYGVDFHITKGGSDWLFAACSIFGSLALLLIIVMFRRPVNERMFFYTAIAPCAVMSVAYFTMGSNLGWAITQAIYNRHRVSTQTTHMGFRQVFYARYVGWFLALPWVVIQASIFGKTPVWHIFFNVLMTEFYVVSFLIGILVHSQYRWGYYTFGCICMFIACISVMTTTRNIAKRKGGELYTCFTYYFGICMFFWFIYPLIWGLCEGGNVLNNDAEQIWYGIMDVLLMGCMPVLFVPVACYLGQDKLGYHFEDIEAELEKLESSMPPKKSSTKSLGKKKKSKK; encoded by the coding sequence ATGTCCGATTTCGTCGAGTTAATGAAAAGAGGAGGTAACGAAGCCCTAAAATTGAATCCACCTTACGGTGTCGATTTCCATATCACCAAAGGTGGTTCCGATTGGTTGTTTGCTGCCTGTTCCATCTTTGGCAGTTTGGCCCTGCTTCTGATCATCGTCATGTTCAGAAGACCAGTCAACGAAAGAATGTTCTTCTACACTGCCATTGCTCCTTGTGCAGTCATGTCCGTCGCTTACTTCACCATGGGTTCCAACTTGGGTTGGGCTATCACTCAAGCCATATACAACAGACACAGAGTCTCTACCCAGACGACTCATATGGGTTTCAGACAAGTTTTCTACGCTAGATACGTCGGTTGGTTTTTGGCTTTGCCATGGGTTGTCATCCAGGCTTCCATATTCGGTAAGACCCCAGTCTGGcacatcttcttcaacgttTTGATGACCGAATTCTACGttgtttcctttttgaTCGGTATTTTGGTCCACTCTCAGTACAGATGGGGTTACTACACCTTCGGCTGTATCTGTATGTTCATTGCCTGTATCTCCGTCATGACCACCACCAGAAACATTGCCAAGAGAAAGGGCGGTGAATTGTACACTTGCTTCACCTACTACTTCGGCATCTGTATGTTCTTCTGGTTCATCTACCCATTGATCTGGGGTCTATGTGAAGGTGGTaacgttttgaacaacgatGCTGAGCAAATTTGGTACGGTATCATGGACGTCTTGCTAATGGGTTGTATGCctgttctttttgtccCAGTTGCCTGCTACTTGGGCCAAGACAAATTGGGCTACCACTTCGAAGACATTGAGGCCGAACTAGAAAAGCTCGAGTCCTCCATGCCACCAAAAAAGTCTTCTACCAAGTCTCTaggtaagaagaagaagtctaAGAAATAA